From one Callithrix jacchus isolate 240 chromosome 2, calJac240_pri, whole genome shotgun sequence genomic stretch:
- the LOC144581635 gene encoding uncharacterized protein LOC144581635: MVLSYGAGALPRRLCPPKVRRLSYGAGALPRRACPPKVMVLSYGAGALPRRLCPPKVRRLSYGAGALPRHACPPKVRRLSYGAGALPRRLCPPKVRRLSYGAGALPRRACPPKVMVLSYGVGALPWCECPPKVMVLSYGAGALPRRVCPPKVRRLSYGVGALPRCECPPKVRALSYGAGALLHRGCPPTVWRPEVRDGHWWAKGELRLPAADPGEGPFPTFSGFPGCSQAWA; the protein is encoded by the coding sequence ATGGTGCTCTCCTACGGCGCAGGTGCCCTCCCACGGCGTCTGTGCCCTCCTAAGGTGAGGAGGCTCTCCTACGGCGCGGGTGCCCTCCCACGGCGTGCGTGCCCTCCTAAGGTGATGGTGCTCTCCTACGGCGCGGGTGCCCTCCCACGGCGTCTGTGCCCTCCTAAGGTGAGGAGGCTCTCCTACGGCGCGGGTGCCCTCCCACGGCATGCGTGCCCTCCTAAGGTGAGGAGGCTCTCCTACGGCGCGGGTGCCCTCCCACGGCGTCTGTGCCCTCCTAAGGTGAGGAGGCTCTCCTACGGCGCGGGTGCCCTCCCACGGCGTGCGTGCCCTCCTAAGGTGATGGTGCTCTCCTACGGCGTGGGTGCCCTCCCATGGTGTGAGTGCCCTCCTAAGGTGATGGTGCTCTCCTATGGCGCGGGTGCCCTCCCACGGCGTGTGTGCCCTCCTAAGGTGAGGAGGCTCTCCTACGGCGTGGGTGCCCTCCCACGGTGTGAGTGCCCTCCTAAGGTGAGGGCGCTCTCCTATGGCGCGGGTGCCCTTCTACATCGAGGGTGCCCTCCTACGGTGTGGAGGCCAGAGGTCCGCGATGGGCACTGGTGGGCTAAAGGCGAGCTGCGCCTTCCTGCTGCAGACCCCGGGGAGGGTCCCTTCCCTACCTTTTCCGGCTTCCCAGGGTGCTCACAGGCCTGGGCTTGA